The genome window CATGGACCTTGGTTCGAAGACCCCGATGGCTGCGCTGACCTGATCACCCAACACCTCAGCACCACTGGGTTTCCACCGGACCTCCCCAGCCCGACCCGAGCACCGACGCCTACCTGTCGTACGACTCGTTGATCACCGGGCTGATCTCATCTCTGACCAGACTCCGATATGTCTCGGCGTCGAGAGCCCTCGCGCGTCTGCGGTGACGTAGTCGCCGCGCGTGCACCAGCCGCGGACCGGCGGCGAAGAACCGCAGCGCCGACGCCCTGTCGCGGCGAAGCGCCGGCTGCATGAACTCAGGTCGGTGGGCTGCCGCACTGAGCAAGTCCTCGGCCAGCCGCGGCCTTGTCCCGGACAGGAAGCGGCGCAGGCCCTCGCGGATGTCCGCCGGCGCCGCCACCGCGAACGATGCGGGCGCCGACCTCGTGACCGCAGTCGGCATGCCGGCGCCCTGCCCCGACGCCGCCCACATCAGACGTAGCAGCGCGGTGTAGCCGTCGCTGCACGCGATGCCCAGGTCGGAGGCGACTCCCTTGCCCAGGTGGGGAAAGCACCCGTAGGCACTCCCGGTCACAGGAACGACGGGTTCCAAGGTGAAGTGGAGTGTCCCCGTCGCATCCTCGACCACGACGATGTACGGCGCTTGTGGGTCCTTTCCGACCGGGTCATGAC of Mycobacteriales bacterium contains these proteins:
- a CDS encoding GIY-YIG nuclease family protein, which encodes MDDTSGWGKVGLGVLSAAATDAPRDAGVYLFLDDHRDVLYVGKARNLRQRLHQHAATKRQESRLHQKYDLVRRVVWEIAADEEAAFWREADLIFALRPPFNTNPGLRGHDPVGKDPQAPYIVVVEDATGTLHFTLEPVVPVTGSAYGCFPHLGKGVASDLGIACSDGYTALLRLMWAASGQGAGMPTAVTRSAPASFAVAAPADIREGLRRFLSGTRPRLAEDLLSAAAHRPEFMQPALRRDRASALRFFAAGPRLVHARRLRHRRRARALDAETYRSLVRDEISPVINESYDR